From Xenopus laevis strain J_2021 chromosome 7L, Xenopus_laevis_v10.1, whole genome shotgun sequence, one genomic window encodes:
- the lcor.L gene encoding uncharacterized protein lcor.L isoform X2 produces MQRMIRQFAAEYTSKNSCTQDSSQPNSTNNQSLQTPSPGQTSPPPATTQNPVLSKLLMADQDSPLDLTVKKSLSEDACEQEEGVLDLSTKKSPRSGSTTSSTSPSTSNAIGNGISSTEKVRNPNATSLTLENFMVKLCTPHQKQFINVLNNICTEDSSNQENSTIVSDQQNLELDGKEYTKTIFDPSLLHLNKLVCHTPANSPTDLDIKDNATDYAGNQAFLGLVPEFLTATERPSPVCCSVTKCTLLNCSFLSTDHGEQTTEKKLVLCMKTSEEQYKIHNMICQTNLNESCFAPQTLLLKDLSDNTQDSEFDSVIPKISVKENAPQASPKSFLLHTVESDCKLKQATSENTADSSKDANCLKNDDINSLECCHHRSDFLPSSCKNGLQENIKPCTSNKKYERLSSEQVSSDDQNDLVYINHPVCEARLENQNSALYTGRAEQYSSVLHCAAGVGIPEALSLASNKELKELNEPLNTIPLADPSSKKNLENQLEPQAIDSSCGNLNIMALGENCLSPNTLSNLSARDFGEEMIQCVNEGVESCTDFDLVITPGLMCNAHKSIAYENVPVIVIPKPFSVDVNNSTSSENLPVFNTAIEEPQPSTDESVSLACCNDIQNNNLFPPICCSNLEHSGNLFQCVTFSVEGPGSEYCTDTANVSSFCKGDLGMPEIHVEKCSVLKNVGTSELLQKTVECSAFPNIKGMHAFSCKHIDGNSVMGTRAGSLVESALISESERFSSDFSGSLEIEREYLSEGNRIDHDNFLSTTNKEVEDKCPDMLESFQVKLRCSTAANNLDESSMIISIKENIPSLLSSSAEHSVTGSEKETAIEEGQNCEVTTFSNENSWLLKSLNEEKTINTYNLKPEYSFNDKISSMSLKKKSKKVPVPSDRCLRSRHTQESIKNCISDDTITDTLQNPNLQIYVSMLPGTNNLERIVEVRSKTKLKSNLNSHQNFIQNLCEKTIDNSICEKNDSALILRNSPAKEMDVYSDNCLSNKISLRCKQKEKVKICVNVDSKERRVYFPSETNHLISTDDKGGTDLKVDTQKLTATSHSFRARKENKHRAKQWKNKSMALWNCSSAPLSLEDANKQPNRKIKAQHTGQQSQGSLNAVSLNDTAIPNKSKFVEWCSEEENQELIANFNNKYMSIHKSWIPLEKETPNVQKSKNKSDKLKEIWKTKKRLRKNRSTQESQKCSAMQILFLSTLNFSETCKYFLETTETRSLVIVKKVNTRLPEDLPLPIFPMSKYPSSISYHHTLQAERLKKHLKKFASVFPTRNNHKTKEALVNLIQNKELQHGISGFVGKGECNDKQKLAIKSEKSLVHLNSTVWAQGKKCNSVHGKLQHQALSVPYAKSKHGVDIKESNPNSKTSNRKGIDAKLSLEVKRELPKHKTADKQRGQKRSKEDLIKSGAHLTKKRKTEVKCSAENMLISYSKLSLRAKKVIKVKLDSDVSVHNKQMANKIGRSSTNGCLKNKKAAAKKVSAKVQLVGFTSSAKTSKIKSTKRKHFLSKVTKETITASQIKRTAEKMLTRSLSKGGSVPPQQKKKSRVKTGLY; encoded by the coding sequence catttcaagtacagaAAAAGTCAGAAATCCCAACGCGACAAGCTTAACACTGGAAAATTTCATGGTTAAACTGTGTACTCCCCACCAAAAACAGTTTATCAATGTGTTAAACAATATCTGCACTGAAGACTCGTCTAATCAAGAAAATAGTACTATTGTTTCTGATCAGCAGAACCTTGAGTTAGACGGTAAAGAATATACCAAAACCATATTTGACCCCTCATTGTTGCACCTCAACAAGTTAGTTTGTCATACACCTGCAAATTCACCTACAGATTTGGACATTAAAGATAATGCTACAGACTATGCAGGTAACCAAGCTTTCCTTGGTCTGGTTCCGGAGTTTTTAACTGCAACAGAGAGACCGTCCCCTGTTTGCTGTTCAGTTACTAAATGCACACTTTTAAACTGCTCATTCCTGTCCACTGACCATGGAGaacaaactacagaaaaaaaacttgttttatgCATGAAAACATCGGAAGAACAGTATAAAATTCACAATATGATCTGCCAAACTAATCTCAATGAAAGCTGTTTTGCGCCTCAAACTCTTTTACTGAAAGACTTATCAGATAATACTCAAGATTCTGAGTTTGATTCAGTCATTCCTAAAATATCAGTCAAAGAAAACGCTCCTCAAGCTAGTCCCAAATCCTTTCTTCTGCATACAGTGGAGAGCGACTGTAAGTTAAAGCAAGCCACTTCCGAAAATACTGCAGATTCAAGCAAAGATGCCAACTGTTTAAAAAATGATGATATAAATTCACTGGAATGTTGTCATCATAGGTCTGATTTTTTGCCATCTTCATGCAAAAATGGTTTACAAGAGAATATCAAGCCAtgcacatcaaataaaaaatatgaaagatTATCTTCTGAGCAAGTGAGTAGTGATGACCAAAATGACCTAGTTTACATAAATCATCCAGTATGTGAAGCAAGACTGGAAAATCAAAACTCTGCTTTGTATACAGGGAGAGCAGAACAATATAGCTCTGTTCTACACTGTGCTGCTGGTGTAGGAATTCCAGAGGCATTATCACTTGCAAGTAACAAAGAATTGAAAGAACTAAATGAACCATTAAATACTATTCCCCTGGCTGATCcatctagtaaaaaaaacctggaaaaccAACTTGAACCACAGGCTATAGACTCTTCTTGTGGCAACTTGAATATTATGGCATTAGGAGAAAATTGTCTTAGTCCAAATACTCTAAGCAATTTGTCAGCTAGAGATTTTGGTGAAGAAATGATTCAGTGTGTAAATGAAGGTGTTGAAAGTTGTACAGATTTTGATCTCGTCATTACACCTGGTCTTATGTGTAATGCGCATAAGAGCATTGCTTATGAAAATGTTCCTGTTATAGTAATTCCGAAACCTTTTTCAGTAGATGTGAATAATTCAACATCTTCAGAAAATCTACCTGTTTTTAACACTGCGATTGAAGAACCTCAACCATCCACAGATGAGTCTGTGTCCCTCGCTTGTTGCAATGATATTCAGAATAATAATCTCTTCCCTCCCATTTGCTGCTCAAACCTAGAACATTCTGGGAATTTGTTTCAATGTGTAACGTTTTCAGTAGAAGGGCCTGGTAGTGAGTATTGCACAGACACTGCCAATGTATCTTCATTTTGCAAGGGTGACCTGGGAATGCCTGAGATACATGTAGAAAAATGCTCCGTTCTTAAAAATGTAGGTACTTCAGAACTATTACAAAAAACAGTAGAATGCTCAGCCTTTCCTAATATTAAAGGAATGCATGCGTTTAGTTGTAAGCACATTGACGGTAATTCAGTAATGGGGACCAGAGCTGGAAGCCTTGTAGAGTCTGCATTAATAAGTGAGAGTGAACGTTTTAGTTCAGATTTTTCAGGCAGTTTAGAGATAGAAAGAGAATATTTATCTGAAGGGAATAGAATAGATCATGATAATTTTCTAAGTACAACAAATAAAGAAGTTGAAGATAAATGTCCAGATATGTTAGAATCTTTTCAAGTAAAACTAAGATGTTCAACTGCAGCAAATAATTTAGATGAAAGTTCTATGATTATTTCCATTAAGGAAAATATTCCGAGTCTATTGTCTAGCAGTGCTGAACATTCTGTCACTGGTTCAGAAAAAGAAACTGCAATTGAAGAGGGGCAGAATTGTGAGGTCACTACATTTTCCAATGAAAACTCCTGGCTTTTAAAGAGTTTAAATGAAGAGAAAACAATAAACACATACAATCTAAAACCAGAATATTCTTTCAATGATAAAATATCTTCTATGTcattaaaaaagaaatccaaaaaagttcCAGTCCCATCTGACAGATGTCTAAGAAGTCGGCATACGCAAGAATCCATAAAAAACTGCATATCTGATGATACAATTACAGATACACTGCAAAATCCAAATCTTCAGATTTATGTATCCATGCTTCCAGGTACAAATAATTTAGAGAGGATCGTAGAGGTTAGaagtaaaacaaaattaaaatccaACCTAAACTCCCATCAGAATTTTATACAAAATCTTTGTGAGAAAACCATTGACAATTCTATATGTGAGAAAAATGATTCAGCGCTTATTTTAAGAAACTCCCCAGCTAAAGAAATGGATGTTTATTCTGACAACTGTTTATCCAATAAAATCTCTCTCAGATGTAAGcagaaagaaaaagttaaaatatgtgTTAATGTAGATTCCAAAGAAAGGAGAGTGTATTTTCCCTCAGAAACTAATCATTTGATAAGCACAGATGATAAAGGTGGTACAGATCTGAAAGTTGATACACAGAAGTTAACAGCTACCTCACACTCATTCAGGGCAAGGAAGGAAAACAAACACAGGGCaaaacaatggaaaaataaaagtatGGCTTTatggaattgtagttcagcacctTTGTCATTGGAAGATGCAAATAAACAGCCTAACAGAAAAATTAAGGCCCAGCATACTGGCCAACAGTCACAGGGTTCTTTGAATGCCGTCAGCTTAAATGATACAGCTAttccaaataaatcaaaatttgtTGAATGGTGTTCAGAAGAGGAAAATCAGGAACTGATAGCCAATTTTAACAACAAGTATATGTCGATTCACAAGAGCTGGATTCCACTTGAAAAGGAAACCCCAAATgtacaaaaatctaaaaataaatctgACAAATTGAAAGAAATCTGGAAAACAAAGAAAAGGTTACGTAAAAACAGAAGCACACAAGAATCTCAAAAATGTTCTGCTATGCAAATATTATTTCTGAGTACTCTTAATTTTTCAGAGActtgtaaatattttttggaaaCAACAGAGACAAGATCTTTAGTGATTGTAAAAAAAGTGAACACTCGTCTTCCTGAAGATCTTCCTTTACCTATATTCCCTATGTCAAAGTACCCATCTTCCATCTCTTATCATCATACTTTACAAGCAGAACGTTTGAAAAAACACCTTAAAAAATTTGCTTCTGTTTTTCCTACTCGTAATAATCACAAGACAAAAGAAGCTCTCGTTAATTTAATTCAAAATAAAGAATTGCAGCATGGTATATCTGGTTTCGTTGGCAAAGGAGAATGTAATGACAAACAAAAACTTGCAATCAAAAGTGAAAAGTCATTAGTTCACTTAAATAGCACTGTTTGGGCCCAAGGAAAAAAGTGCAACAGTGTGCATGGAAAGTTACAACACCAGGCCTTGTCTGTACCGTATGCAAAAAGTAAACATGGAGTAGATATTAAAGAAAGCAATCCAAATTCTAAAACAAGCAACAGAAAGGGCATAGATGCCAAATTATCCCTGGAGGTTAAAAGAGAGTTGCCTAAACACAAAACTGCTGACAAACAAAGAGGTCAGAAACGTTCTAAAGAAGACCTGATAAAATCTGGAGCACATTTAACAAAGAAGAGGAAGACTGAAGTAAAATGCAGTGCCGAAAATATGTTAATCAGTTACAGTAAGCTTTCATTACGagcaaaaaaagtaataaaggtTAAATTAGACTCTGATGTCAGTGTTCACAACAAGCAAATGGCAAATAAAATTGGTAGGTCATCAACGAATGGGTGTCTGAAAAATAAGAAAGCAGCAGCAAAAAAAGTTTCAGCTAAAGTTCAACTTGTGGGCTTTACAAGTTCAGCTAAAACTAGCAAAATAAAATCAACAAAACGAAAACATTTTCTGTCTAAAGTAACAAAAGAGACAATAACAGCATCACAGATTAAAAGGACTGCTGAAAAGATGCTTACTAGATCTTTGAGTAAAGGAGGTTCTGTGCCcccacaacaaaaaaagaaatcaagaGTCAAAACGGGACTCTACTAA